The sequence GAAGGCCTCTCCATCAACCCAGAGAATGTCTCCTTTTTTGTTTATTATTCTAAACTTTGAGAAAATCCTTTCTTTTTCTGGAATAGATACAATTTCTTTAAATGTTTTCTGTCTATCTTCAGGATGAACTATTCTTACTATGTTCTCCAGGTTTTCAATAAAGTTTTTAACTGGATATCCAGTTATTTTTTCTATCTGGGGGGATATAAAAACTGGTTGAAATTTCTTGCCATCGTAACTGATTTTAAACACACATTCTGATATGGAAGAAAGAGTTGTGTCTAAATCTTCTTTGTATCTTTTTAATTCATTGTAAATGTTAACTCGATAAATATAGGATGATATTATATTAGCGTATATTCTTAAGAGGGAGATTTTTTCTTTTGTGAAGAATTTTGACTTTACACTGTAAACATTTAAAGCTCCTAATACTTTTTCTTCAAATATTAAAGGGATTGCGGCTGATGATTTATAACCTCTTCTAAGAGCCTCTTCTCTCCAGAGCTTGTATTTTAGATCAGAAATTATATTATTTTGAACCACGGGCTTCTTTGTTTTAATTGACATTCCGGTCGGAGTCAGACTGTATTCTGAGTCATCGTATTTAATCTTTATCGTTTTAAGATAGTCTCTTTCAAAGCCGTAAGATACAACAGGTTTTACTTCAAAAGTTTTTTCATCCAGAAAGCCAATCCAGGCCATTTTCAGATTGAAAATTTTAACAACATTTTCGCATGCACTTTTCAGGAAGGAATCAAGATCAAAAGAGGAAATTATTTGGTTGCTCAATTTAATCAAAGAAGATAAAAATTTGTTTATTTCTTTTGCTTCTAACAACTTGTATTTTTCTCCAGAGAGTTCTTCAATTGCTTCGGAGACAAAGGACAATTCTTTTACAT is a genomic window of Acidobacteriota bacterium containing:
- a CDS encoding ATP-binding protein: MKVKTDYVKELSFVSEAIEELSGEKYKLLEAKEINKFLSSLIKLSNQIISSFDLDSFLKSACENVVKIFNLKMAWIGFLDEKTFEVKPVVSYGFERDYLKTIKIKYDDSEYSLTPTGMSIKTKKPVVQNNIISDLKYKLWREEALRRGYKSSAAIPLIFEEKVLGALNVYSVKSKFFTKEKISLLRIYANIISSYIYRVNIYNELKRYKEDLDTTLSSISECVFKISYDGKKFQPVFISPQIEKITGYPVKNFIENLENIVRIVHPEDRQKTFKEIVSIPEKERIFSKFRIINKKGDILWVDGEAFAEKIPDSNIIYIIGSLTDITKSTEEREKLYEELLQAQKMETLASLTIGIAHDLNNLIAIILGYSDLAKMHIPKENEKIYSMMETIQKSSIRASELVDRILGYGRKEKISITHFNVNDIINELMKLISRVFEKNIKIETDLAPDLDLIKADPKLIYQAILNLCINARDAMPDGGKLHIETTNVFLDKYFVESHLGAKTGDYILISVSDTGIGMDSETKKKIFQPFFTTKAKGSGLGLSVVWNIVKNLEGYITVYSEPGNGSMFNVYLPSITKRAPK